In one window of Tumebacillus algifaecis DNA:
- a CDS encoding non-ribosomal peptide synthetase has protein sequence MSRYDRYQSLVELLGHRANEQPERTAYVFLLENGREERCSYGELDAQARGVAANLQQSQHVGERALLLFPPGLDYLYAFFGCLYAGVLPVPAYPPRSNGHFTRLQAIVTDADATVALTTPAILQEVQSRLSDLPALAGLNWMAPTREAAHALHSQWQPVPVERESLAFLQYTSGSTALPKGVMLTHGNLMHNLHLMETKFGTTPDSRCVIWLPPYHDMGLIGGILQPLYTGYPVTLMAPVDFIQKPLRWLELISKTGATISGGPNFAYDLCVQKIGPTQREALDLSSWEVAFSGAEPVRAATLSRFTQAFAPSGFRESAFFPCYGLAEGTLFAAGGHKAIGPVVRSFDADSLLENQAVVATEPKEHDRVLVSSGRAKESGQRLAIVDPLSGRSCSDGQVGEIWVSGPSIAKGYWKREEQTADVFGAKLQGDRVGQDTFLKTGDLGFVLDGELYVTGRMKDLLILRGRNYYPQDLEQTVQQSHPAVQNSNGAAVGIEVDGEERLVIVQEVERSHRRSNLSEVAELIRKQISLEHSLQAHAIVLLRPMSIPKTTSGKVQRHACREQFMNGTLEELFSDVPFAGDEIAMKKSAEPSLHSVNMSREALLALNDSERQGALEQLLAQLTAAVMRLPLERVQTADGLDVLGLDSLMAAEIKQEVEERWGVSLPFSRLLSGPTLEELAVEIGGQLATCEASLSRQEAAEERLSGDVALTDGQRALWLMQRLEPQSAAYQIAKAVRVRQELDVEALRVSFRALSKRHPLLRAALEMRDGTPVLFVHEEPLWDVVLEDVAVQEETELHRRLQTAALLPIASEGEALVRVHLFQKSKHEFVLLLVMHHIICDFWSLGLLLQELTALYGAVRAGTQADLPSPPRSFASFAIEQKRRLDGARRAELDRFWKQQLGDDLPVLDLPTDYPRSPVQTFGGRTYTFALPEADSGRLKDYAKSRGVTMNMLFLAAYQVLLHRYSGQETVAVGTPVSGRTGLRDAKTIGYFVNPLVQRADFDGALTFADLLAQVREGVTRSLEHQDLPFPLLVDLLQPKRDPAHPPLFQTLFTYQTSPLRDLPGLSGWALGLDGVEIGGGELAFESVALPQQFVQFDLALSAAESGGRFCAVFEYNTALFLPETIERMADAYQQLLDAVLEDDQLPVGALPMQSATAQADLLVIGRGPQVGLPRQAGMHERFEHQVQTAPERVALVFEDQTYTYGELNARANRLARHLQRLGVGAGAPVGVCLRRSPELVTALLAVLKAGGMYVPLDPEYPGERIAYMLADCQAAVLLTSSDLQAELPPYAGTTLCVEEQIDWMTEPEQDLPAVDRQQAAYLIYTSGSTGRPKGVVVTHHNVTHFYSGMDEQVGCAPTDALLAVTSICFDISVLELFWTLSCGAKLVLLSEQEAKGTGGGEFSLKRQAQRHGATLLQGTPSLAKLMFSDPETVQALTGLRALLLGGEALSAKQAAEVRAGLPNVRLFNMYGPTEATVWAVSMEVVDVKGRVPIGRPLANVRTYVLDDRLQPVPIGVAGELYLGGDGIAQGYFGRADLTAERFLLDPFASGGRIYKTGDAVRQLADGTLEFLGRLDHQVKVRGFRIELEEIEAVLLAHPAVQEAVCTAKESALVAYVVTGRDQELLQPELLSLLRLKLPAYMVPDHLLFLEALPLTPNGKTDKKALPAPSGDRSRSSAAYVPPATEMERLIVSVWQDVLGTAEVGVDDNFFEVGGNSLKMEQVFSRLQPQLPSVVVITDLFRYPTIRLLAQKLGESADKQQEQAVEAQGRGSARREAMQKRRGKR, from the coding sequence GTGAGCAGATACGATCGCTATCAATCGTTGGTAGAATTGCTCGGCCATCGAGCAAACGAGCAACCAGAGCGGACAGCCTATGTTTTTTTGCTGGAAAACGGACGGGAGGAACGCTGCAGCTACGGGGAATTGGATGCACAAGCCCGCGGGGTGGCGGCCAACTTGCAACAGAGCCAGCATGTCGGCGAGCGTGCCCTGTTGCTGTTCCCGCCGGGACTGGATTATCTATACGCTTTTTTCGGATGTCTGTACGCGGGGGTCTTGCCCGTGCCTGCTTACCCGCCGCGTTCGAACGGCCACTTTACGCGCTTGCAGGCGATTGTGACCGATGCCGATGCGACCGTAGCGCTGACGACTCCTGCTATCCTGCAGGAGGTGCAAAGCCGCTTGAGCGACCTGCCCGCATTGGCCGGACTGAACTGGATGGCACCGACACGGGAAGCGGCGCACGCTTTACACTCGCAGTGGCAACCTGTGCCAGTTGAACGTGAAAGTCTAGCTTTTTTACAATACACGTCAGGTTCGACCGCCTTGCCGAAGGGGGTCATGCTCACGCATGGCAATCTGATGCACAATCTGCACCTCATGGAGACGAAATTCGGAACCACGCCAGACAGCCGCTGTGTGATCTGGTTGCCTCCTTACCATGACATGGGACTGATCGGCGGGATTTTGCAGCCGCTATACACCGGGTATCCCGTCACCTTGATGGCCCCGGTCGATTTTATTCAGAAACCGTTGCGCTGGTTGGAACTGATCAGCAAAACGGGGGCGACCATCTCTGGCGGGCCGAATTTTGCTTATGATCTGTGCGTGCAAAAAATCGGACCAACACAACGGGAAGCACTCGACCTGTCGTCTTGGGAAGTGGCGTTTTCGGGTGCAGAGCCTGTGCGAGCGGCGACTCTTTCGCGCTTTACCCAAGCGTTTGCCCCGAGCGGGTTTCGGGAATCGGCCTTTTTCCCCTGTTATGGGCTGGCCGAAGGAACGCTGTTCGCAGCGGGAGGTCACAAAGCAATAGGGCCTGTCGTGCGCTCGTTTGATGCTGACTCCTTGTTGGAGAACCAAGCTGTGGTGGCGACAGAACCAAAAGAGCACGACCGCGTGTTGGTCAGCAGCGGACGTGCGAAGGAAAGCGGCCAGCGACTGGCGATTGTCGATCCGCTCAGCGGCAGGTCCTGTTCGGATGGACAGGTCGGTGAAATCTGGGTCTCGGGACCGAGCATTGCCAAAGGGTATTGGAAGCGTGAGGAGCAGACAGCAGACGTGTTCGGGGCCAAACTGCAAGGGGATAGGGTCGGCCAAGATACCTTTTTGAAGACGGGCGACTTGGGGTTTGTGTTGGATGGTGAACTGTATGTCACCGGACGGATGAAAGACTTGCTGATTTTGCGCGGTCGCAACTATTATCCACAAGATTTGGAACAGACCGTGCAGCAGAGCCATCCGGCTGTGCAAAACAGCAATGGTGCTGCGGTCGGGATCGAGGTGGACGGTGAGGAGCGGCTGGTGATCGTCCAAGAGGTTGAGCGCTCGCATCGCCGTTCCAATCTGTCCGAAGTGGCAGAATTGATTCGAAAGCAAATATCCCTCGAGCACAGCCTGCAGGCCCATGCGATCGTCCTGTTGCGTCCGATGAGCATTCCGAAGACGACGAGTGGCAAGGTGCAACGGCATGCCTGCCGCGAGCAGTTTATGAACGGCACGTTGGAAGAGTTGTTCTCAGACGTACCGTTTGCTGGCGATGAAATTGCTATGAAAAAGAGCGCTGAGCCGTCTCTGCACAGTGTTAACATGTCGCGCGAGGCTTTGCTAGCCCTAAACGATTCAGAGCGTCAGGGCGCACTCGAGCAGTTACTGGCGCAGTTGACCGCCGCTGTGATGCGTCTGCCGCTCGAACGGGTACAGACGGCAGACGGGCTCGATGTGCTCGGGCTCGACTCGCTGATGGCAGCCGAGATCAAGCAGGAGGTCGAAGAGCGATGGGGTGTGAGCCTGCCTTTTTCCCGCTTGCTCAGCGGACCGACGCTGGAAGAGTTGGCGGTCGAGATCGGGGGACAGCTTGCGACTTGTGAAGCCAGTCTGTCTCGGCAGGAAGCAGCGGAGGAGCGATTGAGTGGAGATGTTGCGCTGACAGACGGGCAGCGCGCCCTCTGGTTGATGCAGCGGTTGGAGCCGCAAAGTGCGGCCTATCAGATTGCCAAAGCGGTGCGGGTGCGGCAGGAGTTGGATGTCGAGGCGCTGAGGGTTTCCTTTCGAGCGTTGAGCAAGCGCCATCCACTGCTTCGCGCCGCGCTAGAGATGCGGGACGGAACCCCTGTGCTGTTCGTCCACGAGGAGCCGCTTTGGGACGTGGTGCTCGAAGACGTGGCTGTTCAGGAGGAAACGGAGCTGCACAGGCGCTTGCAAACGGCGGCGCTCCTGCCCATTGCTTCGGAAGGGGAAGCGTTGGTACGGGTGCACTTGTTCCAGAAAAGTAAGCATGAATTTGTACTGCTGTTGGTCATGCACCACATCATCTGCGACTTCTGGTCGCTCGGGCTGTTGCTCCAGGAGCTGACCGCACTGTACGGGGCTGTTCGCGCAGGAACGCAGGCCGACTTGCCGAGTCCTCCGCGTTCGTTCGCGAGCTTTGCCATCGAACAAAAGCGCAGGCTGGATGGCGCGCGCCGTGCTGAGTTAGATCGCTTTTGGAAACAACAGCTCGGCGATGACCTTCCGGTGCTCGACCTGCCGACCGACTATCCGCGCTCTCCGGTGCAGACGTTTGGCGGTCGCACCTATACCTTTGCACTTCCTGAAGCGGACAGTGGCCGTTTGAAGGACTATGCCAAGTCGCGTGGCGTGACGATGAACATGCTGTTCCTCGCCGCCTATCAGGTGCTGTTACATCGCTATTCCGGGCAGGAAACGGTGGCGGTCGGCACGCCAGTTTCGGGACGGACGGGGCTTCGAGATGCGAAGACGATCGGTTATTTTGTCAACCCGCTCGTACAGCGTGCCGATTTTGATGGCGCGTTGACGTTTGCCGATCTGTTGGCACAGGTGCGCGAGGGCGTGACTCGGTCTTTGGAGCATCAGGATTTGCCATTTCCGCTGTTGGTCGATCTTTTGCAGCCCAAACGCGATCCGGCACATCCGCCGCTGTTCCAAACACTGTTCACCTACCAGACCAGTCCGCTGCGCGATCTGCCGGGACTGTCCGGCTGGGCGTTGGGACTGGACGGGGTTGAAATTGGCGGTGGGGAGTTGGCGTTCGAATCGGTCGCGCTACCACAACAGTTTGTCCAGTTCGACTTGGCGCTGTCAGCAGCCGAGTCGGGTGGGCGTTTCTGTGCGGTTTTCGAATACAACACGGCCCTCTTTCTGCCGGAGACGATCGAGCGGATGGCCGACGCGTATCAGCAGTTGCTGGATGCGGTGTTGGAAGACGATCAACTTCCTGTCGGTGCCTTGCCGATGCAAAGTGCGACCGCTCAAGCTGACCTGCTTGTGATTGGACGCGGCCCGCAGGTGGGGCTGCCGCGTCAAGCGGGGATGCATGAGCGTTTTGAGCATCAGGTGCAGACAGCCCCCGAGCGTGTGGCTTTGGTGTTTGAAGATCAAACCTACACCTACGGCGAGTTGAACGCCCGCGCGAACCGATTGGCGCGCCATCTGCAGCGGCTTGGCGTCGGCGCGGGTGCTCCGGTCGGCGTGTGCTTGCGCCGTTCACCGGAACTGGTGACCGCACTGCTTGCCGTCTTGAAAGCGGGTGGGATGTACGTGCCGCTCGACCCTGAATATCCGGGGGAGCGCATCGCGTATATGCTGGCCGATTGTCAGGCTGCGGTGCTGTTGACCTCCTCCGATCTACAAGCAGAACTGCCTCCGTATGCTGGGACGACCTTGTGTGTAGAAGAGCAGATCGACTGGATGACAGAACCGGAGCAGGATTTGCCCGCAGTAGACCGTCAGCAGGCTGCGTATCTGATCTATACGTCCGGTTCGACGGGCCGACCGAAAGGGGTGGTGGTCACCCACCACAACGTGACTCATTTTTACTCGGGTATGGACGAGCAGGTCGGTTGCGCGCCGACCGATGCGCTGTTGGCGGTGACGAGCATCTGTTTTGACATCTCGGTGCTTGAACTGTTCTGGACGCTGTCTTGCGGGGCCAAGCTGGTGCTTTTGTCGGAGCAGGAAGCAAAAGGTACAGGTGGTGGTGAGTTTTCCTTGAAGCGGCAGGCGCAGAGGCACGGTGCGACGCTGTTGCAAGGCACGCCATCGCTTGCCAAACTGATGTTTTCAGATCCTGAGACCGTACAGGCGCTGACCGGGCTGCGGGCGCTTTTGCTGGGCGGGGAAGCCTTGTCTGCCAAACAGGCTGCCGAAGTTCGCGCTGGGCTTCCGAACGTGCGGCTGTTCAATATGTACGGGCCGACCGAAGCGACCGTCTGGGCGGTGTCGATGGAAGTGGTTGATGTGAAGGGACGTGTGCCGATCGGCCGCCCGCTCGCCAATGTGCGTACATATGTGTTGGACGACAGGTTACAGCCAGTGCCGATCGGTGTGGCTGGGGAGTTGTACCTCGGCGGCGACGGGATCGCCCAAGGCTACTTTGGACGTGCCGATCTGACGGCGGAGCGCTTTCTGCTCGATCCGTTTGCCTCAGGTGGTCGGATCTACAAAACGGGCGACGCTGTGCGGCAACTTGCCGACGGAACGCTCGAATTCTTGGGTCGGTTGGATCATCAGGTCAAAGTGCGCGGTTTCCGCATTGAGCTTGAGGAGATCGAGGCGGTGCTCCTTGCGCATCCTGCGGTGCAGGAGGCGGTGTGCACAGCGAAAGAGTCGGCGCTGGTCGCCTATGTGGTAACGGGACGCGATCAAGAGCTTTTGCAGCCGGAACTGCTGAGCTTGCTGAGGCTCAAATTGCCTGCGTACATGGTGCCAGATCACCTGCTGTTTTTAGAGGCGTTGCCGCTCACGCCCAATGGCAAAACGGACAAAAAAGCGCTTCCTGCACCGAGCGGGGACCGTTCGCGATCCTCAGCCGCCTATGTACCTCCCGCGACGGAGATGGAGCGCTTGATCGTTTCGGTCTGGCAGGACGTATTGGGCACAGCAGAAGTTGGAGTGGATGACAACTTTTTTGAAGTTGGTGGCAATTCGCTGAAAATGGAGCAAGTCTTCAGCCGCTTGCAACCGCAGTTGCCTAGTGTGGTCGTGATCACCGACCTGTTCCGCTATCCGACGATTCGGCTGTTGGCACAAAAGCTTGGAGAAAGTGCAGACAAGCAGCAA